The following coding sequences are from one Ornithodoros turicata isolate Travis chromosome 1, ASM3712646v1, whole genome shotgun sequence window:
- the LOC135378330 gene encoding uncharacterized protein LOC135378330 codes for MLRGTQYQMEMLRKKMEKKHQSDTPNHVGQELLRVLKENKECKEEVQCLKERLGNVSNLTGLAVEMQSTVKELRKLQKKMQKMLSREALPDETVELVAQSGVFISTASLNRAKSMSGANGCRLARDFIRILFSHEELIGRSVTGMQSNAHKERPAKEQVDPIRMGAVIEYCHMVCPNTEVSKIKQSIRTFLQRL; via the exons ATGTTAAGag GCACACAGTATCAAATGGAGATGTTgaggaaaaaaatggaaaagaagcACCAGAGTGACACACCCAACCATGTGGGACAG GAACTCCTGCGTGTgctgaaagaaaacaaagaatgCAAGGAGGAGGTCCAATGCTTGAAGGAAAGATTGGGGAATGTGAGCAACCTCACAG GTCTGGCTGTAGAGATGCAATCAACCGTAAAGGAGCTGAGGAAGCTACAGAAGAAGATGCAAAAAATGCTGTCGAGAGAAGCATTACCAGACGAGACA GTGGAGCTGGTTGCACAGTCTGGCGTTTTCATCAGCACCGCTTCCCTCAATCGTGCAAAGTCAATGAGTGGAGCCAATGGTTGTCGTCTTGCAAGGGACTTTATTCGTATTCTCTTTTCCCATGAAGAGCTTATTGGGAGGTCCGTAACAGGGATGCAGAGCAATGCTCACAAAGAAAGGCCTGCCAAGGAGCAAGTGGACCCCATACGAATGGGAGCAGTCATTG AATACTGCCACATGGTATGCCCAAACACTGAAGTGTCAAAAATTAAACAAAGCATTCGTACATTTCTTCAGAGATTGTAA